In bacterium, the sequence CCCAGATTTTCACCGTTCCTGCACCATATGACCCTTCCGGAATTTTACCCTCAAAATCTATATAAGAAAGTTTGTGGTCTTCTACCGGGATTGCTAATCTTTTTATTCCTAATTCTACAGGTGGCTCTTTCGGGATTGCCCAACTTTTCAATACTCCATCCATTTCTAACCTA encodes:
- a CDS encoding DNA polymerase ligase N-terminal domain-containing protein, translating into RLEMDGVLKSWAIPKEPPVELGIKRLAIPVEDHKLSYIDFEGKIPEGSYGAGTVKIWDKGEYELLNRDDKKIETYLKGNKLKGYYTLIKFKDNWLLFKYNIPS